The Cohnella abietis genome has a segment encoding these proteins:
- a CDS encoding bifunctional 4-hydroxy-2-oxoglutarate aldolase/2-dehydro-3-deoxy-phosphogluconate aldolase: protein MPSEIMQILSREKIVAIARGIPVESINATAKALADGGIVLLEVTLNTDGALKMISKLRSDFEGRLRIGAGTVLDLGQAKEAVAAGAEYLISPNLDEEVIYYGVEQGVEVWPGTMTPTEIVRAYKAGASAVKLFPMGSLGINYLKEVRGPLNNIPMIATGGVTLQNINSVLEAGAIAVGLGGKLIDTQLVKEGKFDELSQLARSFVNEVQGIKSV, encoded by the coding sequence ATGCCTTCAGAAATCATGCAAATCCTGTCCCGTGAAAAAATAGTGGCGATTGCTCGCGGAATTCCCGTAGAGTCCATCAATGCAACAGCTAAAGCGTTAGCTGATGGGGGAATTGTACTCCTTGAGGTTACCTTAAATACAGATGGCGCACTAAAAATGATATCGAAGCTTCGCTCAGACTTTGAGGGCCGTTTGCGTATAGGAGCGGGTACCGTTCTTGATTTGGGACAAGCCAAGGAAGCGGTAGCGGCGGGTGCTGAATATCTCATTTCCCCTAATTTAGATGAAGAAGTGATTTATTATGGCGTGGAGCAAGGTGTGGAGGTTTGGCCGGGTACTATGACTCCGACGGAAATCGTTCGTGCCTATAAGGCAGGGGCATCTGCGGTCAAATTGTTTCCAATGGGCTCGCTGGGAATTAACTATTTGAAAGAAGTCCGTGGGCCATTGAACAACATTCCTATGATTGCGACTGGCGGCGTGACCCTGCAAAATATTAACTCAGTCTTAGAAGCGGGAGCGATTGCAGTCGGCTTAGGCGGAAAGCTGATCGATACGCAGCTGGTGAAGGAAGGCAAATTCGATGAGCTGAGCCAGCTGGCCCGATCGTTCGTTAATGAGGTACAGGGAATAAAATCGGTGTGA